Proteins co-encoded in one Granulicella cerasi genomic window:
- a CDS encoding HEAT repeat domain-containing protein, whose product MLKHLKFPALVTLTLSAGMAFAAPASKPQDKPAAAQQATPPETPAEKQIRAWHILTDGVQDAKHPDMRTQALSALSDLGSNPKANELIAAAMKDPDLDVRSAAALAAGKTKSRTLVPPLRKLLDDQEPQVVFTAASVLWKEFHDHSGEDILDAIVSGKRKANPTLIHGAQHQASKTLHNPAALAKLGVENGAGFFLGPFGFSITAIEYMRKNGTDTARVTALELLAEDKSQNTRDDLMDALTDKDIGVRAAAARLLGKFHEHRYATAIAPLLDDEKLPVRLTAAAGYINCNAAGGAKK is encoded by the coding sequence ATGCTGAAGCACTTGAAGTTCCCTGCCCTCGTTACCCTGACCCTCTCCGCAGGTATGGCGTTTGCAGCCCCTGCAAGCAAGCCGCAAGACAAGCCCGCAGCCGCGCAACAGGCCACACCGCCGGAAACGCCCGCCGAAAAGCAGATTCGCGCCTGGCACATCCTCACCGACGGTGTGCAGGACGCCAAGCATCCTGACATGCGCACGCAGGCGCTGTCGGCCCTCTCTGATCTCGGCTCCAACCCTAAAGCCAATGAGCTGATCGCAGCTGCGATGAAGGATCCCGACCTCGACGTGCGGTCCGCGGCCGCACTCGCCGCCGGCAAAACAAAATCGCGCACCCTCGTTCCTCCGCTGCGCAAACTGCTCGACGATCAGGAACCGCAGGTCGTCTTCACCGCCGCCAGCGTGCTGTGGAAAGAGTTCCATGACCACTCCGGCGAAGACATCCTCGACGCCATCGTGAGCGGCAAGCGCAAGGCGAATCCGACGCTGATCCATGGCGCGCAGCATCAGGCCTCGAAGACGCTGCATAACCCAGCAGCACTCGCGAAGCTCGGCGTTGAAAACGGCGCAGGCTTCTTCCTCGGGCCCTTCGGCTTCTCCATTACGGCCATCGAGTACATGCGCAAGAACGGCACGGATACCGCCCGTGTCACCGCGCTTGAGTTGCTCGCCGAAGACAAGTCACAGAACACGCGCGATGATCTGATGGATGCACTCACCGACAAGGACATCGGCGTTCGCGCCGCGGCCGCACGTCTGCTCGGCAAGTTCCATGAGCACCGCTACGCCACGGCCATCGCTCCTCTGCTCGATGACGAGAAGCTGCCCGTACGCCTCACCGCAGCGGCAGGCTACATCAACTGCAACGCAGCCGGTGGTGCGAAGAAGTAA
- a CDS encoding L-serine ammonia-lyase, whose product MQTSLFELFKIGIGPSSSHTVGPMRAAVRFGRDLNAQGLLPRTQRVCVELYGSLALTGIGHATDRAALLGLLGESPDTVALAQIDTMLARIQVEHRLNLLGVADIDFNPATDLLWHRDQMYPDASNPAHPNGMKLTAFDAAGSILLSETFYSVGGGFILSADEFANQATKQERSVPYPFSSADELLRLSEEHQLSIAEVVLANEISLLADPTITRRIDRIVSPARPDNEAPIDLAALTPREQIEAAVLTLWQAMADCIERGIHTEGTLPGGLNVRRRAPGLAARLARLESEGMPRDPLAPLDSVTLVAMAVNEENAAGGRVVTAPTNGAAGVIPAIAHYYLHFASGDITEAEKRAGLLRYFFTAAAIGILYKENASISGAEVGCQGEVGVACSMAAGGLVAALGGNNAAVEHAAEIAMEHNLGMTCDPIGGLVQIPCIERNGMGAVKAVNAARLALHDPGPHKLSLDQVIDTMYRTGMDMQSRYKETSLAGLALNIIEC is encoded by the coding sequence ATGCAGACCAGCCTCTTCGAGCTTTTCAAAATCGGTATCGGCCCCTCGTCCTCTCACACCGTAGGACCGATGCGCGCTGCCGTGCGTTTTGGCCGCGACCTCAACGCGCAGGGACTACTGCCACGAACGCAACGCGTCTGCGTGGAGCTCTACGGCTCGCTCGCGCTCACCGGTATCGGCCACGCCACCGACCGTGCAGCGCTGCTCGGTCTTCTCGGTGAATCACCAGACACCGTCGCGCTCGCGCAGATCGACACGATGCTCGCGCGCATCCAGGTGGAGCACCGCCTGAATCTGCTTGGCGTCGCTGACATCGACTTCAATCCCGCGACCGATCTGCTGTGGCATCGCGATCAGATGTATCCCGATGCCAGCAATCCTGCGCATCCCAACGGCATGAAGCTTACCGCTTTCGACGCCGCAGGCAGCATACTGCTCAGCGAGACGTTCTACTCCGTCGGAGGCGGCTTTATCCTTTCAGCCGACGAGTTCGCGAACCAGGCGACGAAGCAGGAGCGCTCCGTGCCGTATCCGTTCTCCTCGGCGGACGAACTGCTCCGTCTCTCCGAAGAGCATCAGCTCTCGATCGCTGAGGTTGTGCTCGCAAACGAGATCTCGCTGCTCGCTGATCCGACGATCACGCGCCGCATCGATCGCATCGTCTCACCTGCGCGTCCCGACAACGAAGCCCCCATCGACCTCGCCGCGCTCACACCCCGCGAGCAGATCGAGGCCGCGGTGCTCACATTGTGGCAAGCGATGGCCGACTGCATCGAGCGCGGCATCCACACCGAAGGAACGCTGCCGGGTGGTCTCAACGTTCGCCGTCGTGCCCCCGGACTCGCCGCCCGTCTCGCGCGCCTCGAAAGCGAAGGCATGCCGCGCGACCCGCTCGCACCGCTCGACTCCGTCACACTTGTCGCGATGGCGGTCAATGAAGAGAACGCCGCCGGTGGCCGCGTCGTCACCGCGCCCACCAACGGAGCCGCGGGCGTGATCCCTGCGATCGCGCATTACTACCTGCACTTCGCGAGCGGAGACATCACCGAAGCCGAGAAGCGCGCAGGCCTGCTGCGTTACTTCTTCACTGCAGCAGCGATCGGCATTCTGTACAAAGAGAACGCCTCGATCTCCGGCGCAGAAGTCGGTTGTCAGGGCGAAGTCGGCGTCGCATGTTCGATGGCTGCAGGCGGACTCGTCGCTGCACTCGGCGGCAACAATGCTGCCGTCGAACACGCTGCAGAGATCGCGATGGAGCACAACCTCGGCATGACCTGCGACCCCATCGGCGGTCTCGTGCAGATCCCTTGCATCGAACGCAATGGCATGGGCGCGGTGAAAGCCGTGAACGCGGCGCGCCTCGCGCTGCATGATCCCGGCCCGCACAAACTCTCGCTCGATCAAGTCATCGACACGATGTATCGCACCGGCATGGACATGCAGTCGCGCTACAAAGAGACTTCGCTTGCAGGCCTCGCGTTGAACATCATCGAGTGCTGA
- a CDS encoding RsmE family RNA methyltransferase, translated as MHLLRAPLSTLASTPRISYLHYMTRRRFIADIFTDTTASLTGEQAHHLARVLRAQSGQQYDVVANGFLHRATITRVSDEEVTFDLGEQLETDSALPVHLLLAIIKFDHYEWGLEKLTELGAARITPVIARRTEKHLAASASKRVERWRRIVLESAKQSRRSDLVEIDEPMPLAQALKLVDAPHKLLLAETEEDNTLANALKPQHEGPDAEHNRALAFAVGPEGGWTQDEMKLFTDNEWKPITLGPRILRAETAAIAALSVCNALL; from the coding sequence ATGCACCTTTTGCGCGCACCGCTCTCAACACTCGCATCCACGCCTCGCATCTCGTATCTTCATTACATGACTCGTCGTCGCTTCATCGCAGACATCTTCACCGACACCACCGCATCGCTCACCGGCGAGCAAGCGCATCATCTTGCACGCGTGTTGCGCGCGCAGAGCGGCCAGCAATACGACGTCGTCGCCAACGGCTTCCTGCATCGCGCGACCATCACGCGCGTCTCCGACGAGGAAGTCACCTTCGACCTCGGCGAACAACTCGAGACTGACTCCGCATTGCCCGTGCATCTGCTGCTCGCCATCATCAAGTTCGATCATTATGAGTGGGGCCTCGAGAAGCTCACCGAACTCGGCGCCGCGCGCATCACGCCCGTCATCGCGCGCCGCACGGAGAAGCATCTCGCTGCATCGGCATCGAAGCGTGTCGAGCGCTGGCGGCGCATCGTGCTTGAATCGGCAAAGCAATCACGCCGCTCCGATCTCGTTGAGATCGACGAGCCGATGCCTCTCGCACAAGCGCTCAAGCTCGTCGACGCACCGCACAAACTTCTGCTCGCCGAAACCGAAGAAGACAACACACTGGCGAACGCACTGAAGCCTCAACACGAAGGCCCCGACGCCGAACACAATCGCGCACTCGCTTTCGCCGTTGGCCCCGAAGGCGGATGGACACAGGATGAGATGAAGCTCTTCACCGACAACGAGTGGAAGCCCATCACACTCGGCCCGCGCATCCTCCGCGCCGAGACCGCAGCGATCGCCGCACTCAGCGTCTGCAACGCGCTGCTGTAG
- the dnaJ gene encoding molecular chaperone DnaJ translates to MAAATMKADYYEILEVERTASEGEIKTSYRKLAMKWHPDRNPGDKAAEEKFKECSEAYGVLSDADKRAAYDRYGHAGVGNGGPGAGGPFGGGGFQQGDLNDIFGDLFGEMFNMGGRGRASRAQRGRDISYELTLEFEEAVFGAEKEVKIRRADACGDCKGSGAQAGSQPETCQQCGGRGQVRSQQGFFSVARACPVCSGTGSVIKNPCKTCRGEGRTAAEHTIKVKVPAGVEGDTRIRYGGEGDAGRFGGPNGDFYVMLDIREHKFFERDGDDLHCVMPISFPQAALGTELEIETLHGAETIKVPEGTQSGKEFRLRGKGVPHLNQHGKGDLIVEVRVQTPSKLSKEQKALMKQLSETLAVDNAPHSRGLFDKMKEMFS, encoded by the coding sequence ATGGCAGCAGCGACGATGAAGGCTGATTACTACGAGATTCTTGAAGTCGAGCGCACGGCGAGCGAAGGGGAGATTAAGACCTCTTACCGTAAGCTCGCGATGAAGTGGCACCCAGACCGCAATCCCGGCGACAAGGCCGCGGAAGAAAAGTTCAAGGAGTGCAGCGAAGCGTACGGCGTGCTGAGCGACGCCGACAAGCGCGCCGCGTACGACCGCTACGGCCACGCTGGCGTCGGCAACGGCGGCCCCGGTGCGGGCGGACCGTTCGGCGGCGGTGGCTTCCAGCAGGGCGACCTGAACGACATCTTCGGCGACTTGTTCGGCGAGATGTTCAACATGGGCGGCCGTGGTCGAGCATCGCGCGCGCAGCGTGGACGCGACATCAGCTATGAGCTGACGCTTGAGTTTGAAGAGGCTGTCTTTGGTGCGGAAAAGGAAGTGAAGATTCGCCGCGCTGATGCTTGCGGCGACTGCAAAGGCAGCGGCGCGCAGGCGGGCTCGCAGCCCGAAACATGCCAGCAGTGCGGCGGTCGCGGCCAGGTACGTTCGCAGCAGGGCTTCTTCTCCGTGGCGCGTGCATGCCCGGTTTGCTCGGGCACAGGTTCGGTCATCAAGAACCCTTGCAAGACCTGCCGCGGCGAAGGCCGCACGGCAGCGGAGCACACCATCAAGGTGAAGGTGCCAGCAGGTGTTGAAGGCGACACGCGCATTCGCTACGGTGGCGAAGGCGATGCAGGTCGCTTCGGCGGCCCCAACGGCGACTTCTATGTGATGCTCGACATTCGCGAGCACAAGTTCTTCGAGCGCGATGGCGATGACCTGCACTGCGTGATGCCGATCAGCTTCCCGCAAGCGGCGCTCGGCACGGAGCTTGAGATCGAAACGCTGCATGGTGCAGAGACGATCAAGGTGCCTGAAGGCACGCAGAGTGGCAAGGAATTCCGCTTGCGTGGCAAGGGGGTGCCCCACCTGAATCAGCACGGCAAGGGCGACCTGATCGTCGAGGTACGCGTGCAGACGCCGTCGAAGCTGTCGAAGGAGCAGAAAGCGCTCATGAAGCAGTTGAGCGAGACGCTCGCCGTGGACAACGCGCCGCACTCGCGCGGCTTGTTCGACAAGATGAAGGAGATGTTCTCGTAA
- a CDS encoding nucleotide exchange factor GrpE, with translation MSEQELNENYTANEEQNEAPLEGEVIPMDAGAELEQARGERDALKDRLARLQAEFDNARKREVKERQDARDYAVQATVEPFLGVMDNFQLALKAQGSAEQLRVGVELILKQMEEALRNLNVQAVEAVGAEFDPRVHEALGSEERADVPDHQVIEEIRRGYKLRDKLLRPALVKIATNSAQHEA, from the coding sequence ATGAGTGAACAGGAACTGAACGAGAACTACACGGCCAACGAAGAACAGAACGAAGCTCCGCTCGAAGGTGAAGTAATTCCGATGGACGCGGGCGCGGAGTTGGAGCAGGCACGCGGTGAGCGTGATGCGTTGAAGGACCGTCTGGCGCGTCTGCAGGCGGAGTTCGACAATGCGCGCAAGCGCGAGGTGAAGGAGCGCCAGGATGCGCGCGACTACGCCGTGCAGGCGACAGTGGAGCCGTTCCTTGGAGTGATGGATAACTTTCAGCTCGCGCTGAAGGCCCAGGGCTCGGCCGAGCAGTTGCGCGTGGGCGTGGAGTTGATCCTGAAGCAGATGGAAGAAGCGCTGCGCAACCTGAACGTGCAGGCGGTTGAGGCTGTCGGTGCGGAGTTCGATCCGCGTGTGCATGAGGCGTTGGGTTCGGAAGAACGCGCTGACGTGCCAGACCATCAGGTGATCGAAGAGATTCGCCGCGGCTACAAGCTGCGTGACAAGTTGCTGCGTCCGGCGCTGGTGAAGATCGCGACGAACTCCGCGCAGCACGAAGCGTAA
- the hrcA gene encoding heat-inducible transcriptional repressor HrcA, producing MANEPTLTARQRDVLMAIVESYIATGEPVSSGSIARSSAIASAAASPATIRNEMAALVDAGLLEQPHTSAGRVPSASAFRMYVEALHRGSAANLPGPTRAELHSRIDSSFVGIAGGDALLERTSQVLAMLSSGVGLAIGAPPATDMLEHVHFSRLASKRVLAVLVTRGGMVRDRMLAVERDLTMSELEIASNFLNEHFRGWTLDAVRAELSRRVNRERSAYQQMLASAQELWSQALPAVEGTPLVFVEGVANLVGADEDRERLRAMLGALEAKERLVELLNAYVDSRQENVRVVFDLERTAPEMAGLVLIAAPARVGDSLATVGVLGSKRMHYESTMNAVGYIANLFDRVLDLGREDATGL from the coding sequence ATGGCGAACGAACCGACATTGACGGCGAGACAGCGCGATGTGCTGATGGCGATTGTAGAAAGCTACATCGCCACAGGCGAGCCTGTGAGTTCGGGGTCGATTGCGCGTTCGAGCGCGATCGCTTCGGCCGCCGCCAGTCCGGCGACGATTCGCAACGAGATGGCTGCGCTGGTCGATGCAGGATTGCTCGAACAGCCGCATACATCGGCGGGTCGTGTGCCTTCGGCGTCGGCGTTCCGCATGTATGTGGAGGCGCTGCATCGCGGATCGGCGGCGAACCTGCCCGGACCGACGCGTGCGGAACTACACTCGCGCATTGATTCGAGCTTCGTCGGTATTGCGGGTGGCGATGCCTTGCTGGAGCGCACCTCGCAGGTGCTGGCGATGCTTTCGAGCGGTGTGGGCCTCGCGATCGGCGCGCCTCCGGCGACCGACATGCTGGAGCATGTGCACTTCTCGCGGCTGGCCTCAAAGCGCGTGTTGGCGGTGCTCGTGACGCGCGGTGGCATGGTGCGCGATCGCATGTTGGCGGTGGAGCGCGACCTGACGATGTCGGAGTTGGAGATTGCTTCGAACTTCCTCAACGAACACTTCCGCGGATGGACGCTCGACGCGGTGCGCGCGGAGTTGTCGCGTCGCGTGAACCGTGAGCGGTCCGCGTATCAGCAGATGCTGGCGTCGGCGCAGGAGCTTTGGTCGCAGGCGCTGCCCGCGGTGGAAGGCACGCCGCTGGTGTTTGTCGAAGGCGTTGCGAATCTAGTGGGTGCGGATGAAGATCGCGAACGGTTGCGTGCGATGCTCGGCGCGCTCGAAGCCAAGGAGCGGCTGGTCGAGCTGCTCAATGCGTATGTCGATTCGCGGCAGGAGAATGTGCGCGTGGTCTTCGACCTCGAGCGCACGGCGCCGGAGATGGCAGGGCTTGTGTTGATCGCTGCGCCAGCGCGCGTCGGAGATAGTCTGGCCACGGTGGGCGTGCTCGGCAGCAAGCGTATGCACTACGAGAGCACGATGAATGCGGTGGGCTACATCGCGAACCTTTTTGATCGCGTACTGGACCTCGGTCGCGAAGATGCAACAGGACTTTAG
- a CDS encoding Mrp/NBP35 family ATP-binding protein, whose amino-acid sequence MGHSGQGMPQGPQPLAGVAHVVAIGSGKGGVGKTTVAVNTAVSLAKLGYKVGLIDADIYGPNVPTMLGLTRQPAILPGNMIEPLTAHGVKFMSIGLISPGDKPMVMRGPMLHGVIRQFLQQVQWGELDFLLVDLPPGTGDVVISLVQTVPLTGAVVVSTGSSVALEDARKALEMFHQVNVEVLGLVENMSRMVLPDGTVIDVFGAGSTEQTAKQFGLPFLGSVDLDPQVRESGDRGLPAALAGEDSERGQEFRAIAAQVALRAKEAAAQSEDVLEIL is encoded by the coding sequence ATGGGACATAGTGGACAGGGAATGCCGCAGGGGCCGCAGCCGCTGGCGGGTGTAGCGCATGTAGTGGCGATTGGTTCGGGCAAGGGCGGCGTGGGGAAGACCACCGTGGCCGTGAACACCGCAGTGAGCCTTGCGAAGCTGGGTTACAAGGTCGGCCTGATCGACGCAGACATCTACGGGCCGAATGTGCCGACGATGCTTGGCCTGACGCGTCAGCCTGCGATCCTGCCGGGCAACATGATTGAACCGCTGACGGCGCATGGCGTGAAGTTCATGTCGATCGGACTGATCTCGCCGGGCGACAAGCCGATGGTGATGCGCGGACCGATGTTGCATGGCGTCATCCGCCAGTTCCTGCAGCAGGTGCAGTGGGGCGAGTTGGACTTCCTGCTCGTCGATCTGCCTCCGGGCACGGGCGATGTCGTGATCTCGCTGGTGCAGACGGTGCCGTTGACCGGCGCTGTCGTGGTGAGCACGGGCTCGTCGGTGGCTCTCGAAGACGCCCGCAAGGCGCTCGAGATGTTCCACCAGGTGAATGTGGAAGTGCTGGGACTGGTGGAGAACATGAGCCGCATGGTGCTTCCCGACGGTACGGTGATCGATGTCTTCGGCGCGGGCTCGACGGAGCAGACGGCCAAGCAGTTCGGCCTGCCGTTCCTCGGCTCCGTGGATCTTGATCCGCAGGTACGTGAGAGCGGCGATCGTGGTTTGCCGGCAGCGCTGGCGGGTGAAGACTCCGAGCGTGGGCAGGAGTTCCGCGCGATTGCAGCGCAGGTAGCGTTGCGCGCGAAGGAAGCGGCGGCGCAGTCTGAGGACGTGCTCGAGATTCTTTAA
- a CDS encoding acyl-CoA thioesterase gives MSERVISRTVAESMAERNEIVFPNDVNPLGNLFGGRLMQFIDLVGAVASVRHAGAVTVTASMDTLDFVSPVKVGELLILKASVNRAFKTSMEVGVKAMVEDVLGNGRMRHVATAYLTYVAVDVLGGKLEVPQVVPETEHQKRRYEDALKRREMRSSETMRKKELRATLPPEWHV, from the coding sequence GCGAACGTGTGATTTCGCGCACTGTGGCCGAGTCGATGGCCGAGCGCAATGAGATCGTTTTCCCGAATGATGTGAATCCGCTGGGCAATCTCTTCGGCGGTCGTCTGATGCAGTTCATTGACCTCGTCGGCGCCGTGGCGAGTGTGCGCCATGCGGGTGCGGTGACGGTGACGGCGAGCATGGATACGCTCGACTTCGTCTCGCCGGTCAAGGTGGGCGAGTTGCTGATCCTGAAGGCGAGCGTGAACCGCGCGTTCAAGACGAGCATGGAAGTCGGCGTGAAAGCGATGGTTGAGGATGTGCTCGGCAACGGCCGCATGCGTCATGTGGCGACCGCCTACCTGACGTATGTTGCGGTAGATGTGCTCGGCGGCAAGCTCGAAGTGCCGCAGGTCGTGCCGGAGACGGAGCACCAGAAGCGTCGCTATGAAGACGCGCTGAAGCGTCGCGAGATGCGTTCGAGCGAGACGATGCGCAAGAAGGAACTGCGCGCGACGTTGCCGCCGGAGTGGCACGTTTAA